The following are encoded in a window of Thunnus albacares chromosome 9, fThuAlb1.1, whole genome shotgun sequence genomic DNA:
- the bcar3 gene encoding breast cancer anti-estrogen resistance protein 3 isoform X2 translates to MMAEGRFASLPRSLHAHHTLGGGTSHPGVSSTSHGAPSSSRRLQASLASSMDLLSSRPGHPPGRGSSLSELPASSYQPISIHGTLPRRKRGGSNLAPGNYTWDPRANHTQPVLCGNTALAAGHIHQPMTSPLVQNIIDDFHGYREPAAGLDAMVDYVKFSRDQFILDCPSEKLRRELEEELKMNCEEPRSHAWYHGAIPRQVAENLVQRDGDFLIRDSLSSPGSYVLTSQWRNAAQHFKINKKVVMLNEAYSRVEYRLEREGFDSVPALIRYYVGNRKPVSQVVGAIIFQPINRGLPLRCLEEKYGLSGNHRDTGLMEQEKRSQKRLSLNITNGHTHDSTHTVHEGTHCQDNGMSRGNQLRLKDRCGSQPASLNHAQERRRPLKAHQSESFLPLGSKSQPQQPPDPLLQSSNPKSPVFRTGSEPVLSPSFPRRCVEPLAGQAIRGSDSQLCPKPPPKPSKVPMGRLPRSPGLQPLLPPSSSSNHPTDPSSTSSSLAAPPLDSTSMETLGSTWRSGATTVPPVPPVKPLKFQHQLLPADSHSSVVSPAELAYYPDSEAITGRTEHLQLSPADLRSRSPLEWEAPNSPNSITDGGLELQPALCSYVERLRREGEGGREEEVEVGGRRGLDRSSYHHAIAALENTSEEEEEDAGREEEEQQQQQQQRGKRSSFQRPVVETESVFQPAEFGSRLLPPENKPLEMVVLKRAKELLLSHNHHSIARHLLMADCQVARILGVSPELKGQMGVASGLELVTLPHGRQLRLDLMERHHTMAIGVAVDILGCTGSVEERASTLNRIILVALELKDTVGDLFAFTALMKALDLPQISRLEETWTALRRNYTQTAISYEKTLKPFYKNLYEGTASSPAVVCVPLLLPLLTLMERPSITPEGAELWETSDQGCDIMLRHLEAARDVAHNATSYTVNAQKILQGFQCDEDLLEVFKTDFQLRLLWGSRGASVNQSDRYSKFNLILTALSRKLEPPPKTQTLI, encoded by the exons ATGATGGCGGAGGGGCGTTTTGCCAGTTTGCCCAGGTCTCTCCATGCACATCACACCCTGGGTGGAGGCACCTCTCACCCTGGAGTCTCCAGCACCTCCCACGGTGCTCCAAGCAGCTCCAGGAGACTCCAGGCCTCCCTCGCCTCCTCCATGGACCTCCTCAGCTCCAGACCCGG TCACCCTCCAGGACGTGGCAGCAGCCTATCAGAGCTCCCAGCATCTTCCTATCAGCCAATCTCCATTCACGGAACTCTGCCTCGACGTAAGAGGGGAGGGTCCAACCTCGCCCCCGGGAATTACACCTGGGACCCCAGAGCCAATCATACGCAGCCAGTACTTTGCGGGAACACGGCGCTGGCTGCTGGACACATCCATCAGCCAATGACCTCACCGCTGGTCCAAAATATCATCGATGACTTTCACGGTTACAG GGAGCCAGCTGCTGGCCTGGACGCCATGGTGGACTATGTTAAG ttcTCCAGAGATCAGTTCATCCTGGACTGTCCTTCAGAGAAGCTCCGCAGAGAGCTGGAGGAAGAACTGAAGATGAACTGCGAGGAGCCCAGAAGCCACGCATGGTACCACGGAGCGATACCCAGACAG GTTGCAGAAAACTTGGTGCAGCGGGATGGAGATTTCCTGATCCGTGATTCGCTGTCCAGTCCAGGAAGTTATGTTCTTACTTCCCAATGGAGAAATGCTGCTCAGCACTTTAAAATCAACAAGAAG GTGGTGATGTTGAACGAAGCCTACTCCAGAGTCGAGTACCGACTGGAAAGAGAAGGTTTTGACAGCGTCCCTGCGCTTATAAGATACTACGTCGGCAACAGAAAACCCGTCTCCCAG GTGGTAGGAGCCATTATCTTCCAGCCAATTAACCGCGGGCTGCCGCTCCGCTGCTTGGAAGAGAAGTACGGACTGTCTGGTAATCACAGAGACACGGGGCTGATGGAGCAGGAGAAGCGGAGTCAGAAGCGTCTAAGCCTCAACATCACCAACGGACACACGCACgacagcacacacactgtgcacGAGGGCACGCACTGCCAAGACAACGGCATGAGTCGAGGCAACCAGCTCAG GTTGAAGGATCGCTGCGGCAGCCAACCAGCAAGTCTCAATCACGCCCAGGAGAGGCGACGCCCACTCAAAGCGCACCAATCGGAAAGCTTCCTACCGCTTG GGTCCAAATCGCAGCCCCAGCAGCCTCCTGACCCTCTCCTTCAGAGCTCTAACCCCAAGTCTCCGGTGTTTCGGACGGGCAGTGAGCCTGTACTGAGCCCCTCTTTCCCACGGAGATGTGTAGAGCCTTTGGCAG GTCAGGCCATCCGGGGTTCTGACAGCCAGCTGTGTCCTAAACCGCCACCCAAACCCAGTAAGGTGCCTATGGGTCGACTGCCTCGCTCCCCCGGTCTTCAGCCCCTGCTTCccccctccagctcctccaacCATCCCACAgacccctcctccacctcctccagcCTCGCCGCACCTCCTCTGGACTCCACGTCTATGGAAACACTCGGTAGTACGTGGAGGAGTGGAG CCACCACAGTTCCTCCGGTCCCTCCAGTGAAGCCTCTGAAGTTCCAGCATCAGCTCCTCCCCGCAGACTCACACAGTTCTGTAGTTTCACCTGCTGAACTGGCTTATTATCCTGATTCAGAAGCAATAACAGGACGGACTGAACACCTGCAGCTGAGCCCCGCGGACCTGAGGTCCCGCAGCCCGCTGGAGTGGGAGGCACCGAATTCACCGAACTCCATCACAGACGGCGGCCTCGAACTCCAGCCGGCGCTCTGCAGCTACGTGGAGAGACtgaggagagaaggggagggagggagagaggaggaggtggaggtgggagggCGGAGAGGGCTGGATAGAAGCTCCTACCATCACGCCATCGCAGCCTTAGAAAACACcagcgaggaagaggaggaggacgcagggagggaggaggaggagcagcagcagcagcagcagcagcggggcAAGAGGAGCAGTTTCCAGCGGCCGGTGGTGGAGACGGAGTCGGTGTTCCAGCCGGCGGAGTTCGGCTCTCGGCTTCTGCCGCCGGAGAACAAACCGCTGGAGATGGTGGTGCTGAAGAGGGCGAAGGAGCTGCTGCTCAGCCACAACCACCACAGTATCGCCAGACACCTGCTGATGGCCGACTGCCAG GTTGCGAGGATACTCGGAGTGTCTCCAGAGCTAAAAGGTCAGATGGGCGTCGCCTCCGGTCTGGAGCTGGTGACCTTGCCACATGGTCGACAGCTGAGGCTGGACCTGATGGAAAg GCACCACACCATGGCGATAGGCGTCGCCGTGGATATTCTGGGGTGCACGGGCAGCGTGGAGGAGCGGGCGTCCACGTTAAACCGCATCATCCTCGTCGCGTTGGAGCTGAAGGACACGGTGGGCGACCTGTTCGCTTTCACGGCCCTGATGAAAGCTCTGGACCTGCcgcag ATCAGCCGTTTGGAGGAAACGTGGACAGCTCTGCGAAGGAACTACACACAGACCGCCATCAGCTACGAGAAAACCCTCAAACCTTTCTACAAGAATCTCTATGAGGGCACAG CTTCCTCCCCTGCGGTGGTCTGCGTCCCCCTCCTGCTGCCTCTCCTCACTTTGATGGAGCGTCCGTCAATCACACCTGAGGGGGCGGAGCTCTGGGAGACCAGCGACCAGGGCTGTGACATCATGCTGCGCCACCTAGAGGCTGCACGCGACGTCGCACACAACGCAACGAGCTACACAGTCAACGCACAGAAGATCTTACAAG gtttcCAGTGTGATGAAGACCTGCTGGAGGTGTTTAAGACGGACTTTCAGCTGCGGCTGCTGTGGGGAAGCCGCGGAGCTTCAGTCAACCAATCAGATCGCTACAGCAAATTCAACCTCATCCTCACTGCGTTGTCACGGAAACTGGAGCCCCCGCCCAAAACGCAAACCTTGATTTGA
- the bcar3 gene encoding breast cancer anti-estrogen resistance protein 3 isoform X1, which translates to MCVTMKHQSISRWLSQLGLPQYCTALEQEYDGVEDLLHLSECDLLELGVHNNLHRLHLLTSLRLLQERERRRELRMMAEGRFASLPRSLHAHHTLGGGTSHPGVSSTSHGAPSSSRRLQASLASSMDLLSSRPGHPPGRGSSLSELPASSYQPISIHGTLPRRKRGGSNLAPGNYTWDPRANHTQPVLCGNTALAAGHIHQPMTSPLVQNIIDDFHGYREPAAGLDAMVDYVKFSRDQFILDCPSEKLRRELEEELKMNCEEPRSHAWYHGAIPRQVAENLVQRDGDFLIRDSLSSPGSYVLTSQWRNAAQHFKINKKVVMLNEAYSRVEYRLEREGFDSVPALIRYYVGNRKPVSQVVGAIIFQPINRGLPLRCLEEKYGLSGNHRDTGLMEQEKRSQKRLSLNITNGHTHDSTHTVHEGTHCQDNGMSRGNQLRLKDRCGSQPASLNHAQERRRPLKAHQSESFLPLGSKSQPQQPPDPLLQSSNPKSPVFRTGSEPVLSPSFPRRCVEPLAGQAIRGSDSQLCPKPPPKPSKVPMGRLPRSPGLQPLLPPSSSSNHPTDPSSTSSSLAAPPLDSTSMETLGSTWRSGATTVPPVPPVKPLKFQHQLLPADSHSSVVSPAELAYYPDSEAITGRTEHLQLSPADLRSRSPLEWEAPNSPNSITDGGLELQPALCSYVERLRREGEGGREEEVEVGGRRGLDRSSYHHAIAALENTSEEEEEDAGREEEEQQQQQQQRGKRSSFQRPVVETESVFQPAEFGSRLLPPENKPLEMVVLKRAKELLLSHNHHSIARHLLMADCQVARILGVSPELKGQMGVASGLELVTLPHGRQLRLDLMERHHTMAIGVAVDILGCTGSVEERASTLNRIILVALELKDTVGDLFAFTALMKALDLPQISRLEETWTALRRNYTQTAISYEKTLKPFYKNLYEGTASSPAVVCVPLLLPLLTLMERPSITPEGAELWETSDQGCDIMLRHLEAARDVAHNATSYTVNAQKILQGFQCDEDLLEVFKTDFQLRLLWGSRGASVNQSDRYSKFNLILTALSRKLEPPPKTQTLI; encoded by the exons AGTTGAGGATGATGGCGGAGGGGCGTTTTGCCAGTTTGCCCAGGTCTCTCCATGCACATCACACCCTGGGTGGAGGCACCTCTCACCCTGGAGTCTCCAGCACCTCCCACGGTGCTCCAAGCAGCTCCAGGAGACTCCAGGCCTCCCTCGCCTCCTCCATGGACCTCCTCAGCTCCAGACCCGG TCACCCTCCAGGACGTGGCAGCAGCCTATCAGAGCTCCCAGCATCTTCCTATCAGCCAATCTCCATTCACGGAACTCTGCCTCGACGTAAGAGGGGAGGGTCCAACCTCGCCCCCGGGAATTACACCTGGGACCCCAGAGCCAATCATACGCAGCCAGTACTTTGCGGGAACACGGCGCTGGCTGCTGGACACATCCATCAGCCAATGACCTCACCGCTGGTCCAAAATATCATCGATGACTTTCACGGTTACAG GGAGCCAGCTGCTGGCCTGGACGCCATGGTGGACTATGTTAAG ttcTCCAGAGATCAGTTCATCCTGGACTGTCCTTCAGAGAAGCTCCGCAGAGAGCTGGAGGAAGAACTGAAGATGAACTGCGAGGAGCCCAGAAGCCACGCATGGTACCACGGAGCGATACCCAGACAG GTTGCAGAAAACTTGGTGCAGCGGGATGGAGATTTCCTGATCCGTGATTCGCTGTCCAGTCCAGGAAGTTATGTTCTTACTTCCCAATGGAGAAATGCTGCTCAGCACTTTAAAATCAACAAGAAG GTGGTGATGTTGAACGAAGCCTACTCCAGAGTCGAGTACCGACTGGAAAGAGAAGGTTTTGACAGCGTCCCTGCGCTTATAAGATACTACGTCGGCAACAGAAAACCCGTCTCCCAG GTGGTAGGAGCCATTATCTTCCAGCCAATTAACCGCGGGCTGCCGCTCCGCTGCTTGGAAGAGAAGTACGGACTGTCTGGTAATCACAGAGACACGGGGCTGATGGAGCAGGAGAAGCGGAGTCAGAAGCGTCTAAGCCTCAACATCACCAACGGACACACGCACgacagcacacacactgtgcacGAGGGCACGCACTGCCAAGACAACGGCATGAGTCGAGGCAACCAGCTCAG GTTGAAGGATCGCTGCGGCAGCCAACCAGCAAGTCTCAATCACGCCCAGGAGAGGCGACGCCCACTCAAAGCGCACCAATCGGAAAGCTTCCTACCGCTTG GGTCCAAATCGCAGCCCCAGCAGCCTCCTGACCCTCTCCTTCAGAGCTCTAACCCCAAGTCTCCGGTGTTTCGGACGGGCAGTGAGCCTGTACTGAGCCCCTCTTTCCCACGGAGATGTGTAGAGCCTTTGGCAG GTCAGGCCATCCGGGGTTCTGACAGCCAGCTGTGTCCTAAACCGCCACCCAAACCCAGTAAGGTGCCTATGGGTCGACTGCCTCGCTCCCCCGGTCTTCAGCCCCTGCTTCccccctccagctcctccaacCATCCCACAgacccctcctccacctcctccagcCTCGCCGCACCTCCTCTGGACTCCACGTCTATGGAAACACTCGGTAGTACGTGGAGGAGTGGAG CCACCACAGTTCCTCCGGTCCCTCCAGTGAAGCCTCTGAAGTTCCAGCATCAGCTCCTCCCCGCAGACTCACACAGTTCTGTAGTTTCACCTGCTGAACTGGCTTATTATCCTGATTCAGAAGCAATAACAGGACGGACTGAACACCTGCAGCTGAGCCCCGCGGACCTGAGGTCCCGCAGCCCGCTGGAGTGGGAGGCACCGAATTCACCGAACTCCATCACAGACGGCGGCCTCGAACTCCAGCCGGCGCTCTGCAGCTACGTGGAGAGACtgaggagagaaggggagggagggagagaggaggaggtggaggtgggagggCGGAGAGGGCTGGATAGAAGCTCCTACCATCACGCCATCGCAGCCTTAGAAAACACcagcgaggaagaggaggaggacgcagggagggaggaggaggagcagcagcagcagcagcagcagcggggcAAGAGGAGCAGTTTCCAGCGGCCGGTGGTGGAGACGGAGTCGGTGTTCCAGCCGGCGGAGTTCGGCTCTCGGCTTCTGCCGCCGGAGAACAAACCGCTGGAGATGGTGGTGCTGAAGAGGGCGAAGGAGCTGCTGCTCAGCCACAACCACCACAGTATCGCCAGACACCTGCTGATGGCCGACTGCCAG GTTGCGAGGATACTCGGAGTGTCTCCAGAGCTAAAAGGTCAGATGGGCGTCGCCTCCGGTCTGGAGCTGGTGACCTTGCCACATGGTCGACAGCTGAGGCTGGACCTGATGGAAAg GCACCACACCATGGCGATAGGCGTCGCCGTGGATATTCTGGGGTGCACGGGCAGCGTGGAGGAGCGGGCGTCCACGTTAAACCGCATCATCCTCGTCGCGTTGGAGCTGAAGGACACGGTGGGCGACCTGTTCGCTTTCACGGCCCTGATGAAAGCTCTGGACCTGCcgcag ATCAGCCGTTTGGAGGAAACGTGGACAGCTCTGCGAAGGAACTACACACAGACCGCCATCAGCTACGAGAAAACCCTCAAACCTTTCTACAAGAATCTCTATGAGGGCACAG CTTCCTCCCCTGCGGTGGTCTGCGTCCCCCTCCTGCTGCCTCTCCTCACTTTGATGGAGCGTCCGTCAATCACACCTGAGGGGGCGGAGCTCTGGGAGACCAGCGACCAGGGCTGTGACATCATGCTGCGCCACCTAGAGGCTGCACGCGACGTCGCACACAACGCAACGAGCTACACAGTCAACGCACAGAAGATCTTACAAG gtttcCAGTGTGATGAAGACCTGCTGGAGGTGTTTAAGACGGACTTTCAGCTGCGGCTGCTGTGGGGAAGCCGCGGAGCTTCAGTCAACCAATCAGATCGCTACAGCAAATTCAACCTCATCCTCACTGCGTTGTCACGGAAACTGGAGCCCCCGCCCAAAACGCAAACCTTGATTTGA